From the genome of Triticum aestivum cultivar Chinese Spring chromosome 3B, IWGSC CS RefSeq v2.1, whole genome shotgun sequence, one region includes:
- the LOC123069273 gene encoding uncharacterized protein isoform X3 produces MDAAEVAAKVCALEAELAATFPRIADLEARVSLLEAENARWRKAMPSGEVSGRLVEGLGGPKRKTVQAVGVPGLAYASFNEVGDGEEEGVAADAGNGRSGEEDGVPAVPTPRKRALLRIIDSDEEDDETEGRPAPTIRRLTRLAEKQSKKARVEPNDHEESEDGSGQDGDMGESKNDADCSEDSDSEQMDYTLLKDVTLASNNQVRIRVRITRISHYMGKYQPRGIPQVDFVMLDEQGGMMDGQVPAWLAQLFLQRIKEDDVYYIHHFKVVHPSLPYRAVDHPCMAMFTRDTEISKDEHVSDSFPVYAYKISPYEVLRSRENNTALMSDAIGLMLEVSNVKAVIVNGAPRAVRNVYISDGRETAAVALWEAQANQFPAEILQQQMQQGPVVILFVAVTVKLREGQLCLQGSKVCRWYPNAPIPEVLALQNSSAGVSHEARLVDTSPTQTQTG; encoded by the exons ATGGACGccgcggaggtcgcggcgaaggtATGCGCCCTCGAGGCCGAGCTCGCCGCCACTTTCCCCCGCATTGCCGACCTGGAGGCCCGGGTCTCGCTCCTCGAAGCCGAGAACGCGCGCTGGAGGAAGGCCATGCCCAGTGGGGAGGTCTCCGGTCGATTGGTGGAGGGTTTGGGCGGCCCCAAGCGAAAAACAGTCCAGGCGGTGGGAGTACCCGGCCTGGCGTATGCTTCTTTTAACGAGGTCGGTGACGGCGAGGAAGAGGGGGTCGCCGCTGATGCCGGCAACGGGAGGAGCGGCGAGGAGGATGGCGTTCCCGCGGTGCCGACCCCTAGGAAGCGTGCATTGCTTAGAATAATTGACAGTGATGAGGAGGATGACGAGACAGAAGGGCGCCCTGCACCCACCATAAGGCGCTTGACTCGCTTAGCGGAAAAACAGTCGAAGAAAGCACGAGTCGAACCCAATGATCATGAAGAGAGCGAGGATGGTTCGGGACAAGATGGTGATATGGGTGAATCTAAAAATGATGCAGATTGTTCAGAAGATTCTGACAGCGAG CAGATGGATTACACCTTGCTGAAGGATGTGACCCTGGCTTCAAACAACCAGGTGAGGATTCGAGTCAGAATAACGCGCATTTCGCATTACATGGGCAAGTATCAACCAAGAGGAATTCCGCAGGTTGATTTTGTGATGCTCGATGAGCAG GGGGGTATGATGGACGGTCAAGTACCTGCGTGGCTTGCACAGCTCTTTTTGCAACGCATCAAGGAGGATGATGTGTATTACATACACCACTTTAAGGTTGTCCACCCTAGTCTGCCCTATAGGGCTGTTGATCATCCTTGCATGGCAATGTTCACGAGGGACACAGAGATAAGCAAGGATGAACACGTGTCTGATAGTTTTCCGGTGTATGCATACAAGATATCGCCTTATGAAGTCCTCCGATCACGTGAAAACAACACAGCTCTAATGTCTG ATGCCATTGGTCTTATGCTGGAAGTTTCAAATGTGAAAGCTGTTATTGTCAACGGTGCACCTCGGGCAGTCCGTAACGTGTACATAAGCGATGGCAG AGAGACGGCCGCTGTTGCTTTGTGGGAGGCACAGGCAAATCAATTCCCAGCCGAGATTCTGCAGCAGCAGATGCAGCAAGGACCAGTTGTCATTCTCTTTGTTGCCGTGACTGTCAAGCTGCGTGAAG GCCAACTGTGTTTGCAAGGAAGCAAAGTCTGTAGGTGGTATCCCAATGCTCCTATTCCAGAAGTTTTAGCTTTGCAGAACAG TTCTGCTGGAGTTTCACATGAGGCCAGATTGGTTGACACATCACCAACACAGACCCAGACG
- the LOC123065191 gene encoding uncharacterized protein: MDAAEIAEKVRALEAALAAKASRISDLETRVSLLEAENTRFRKAVPNVQSMDHSGNQGPTFGRLDEGFGGNKQNSVGGHLVNGSAEVSDGGAEGMAVGVAIRSSAEESLLAVPAPWERKVPPVIGESGGEDEIEDADVGLEDDDVSIMPRGNKRKAMITSDSDDEDWNDKDGKAQEKLGVTPGGKRLLRGLSDDEDDAEDVCVVRPEHVPCVAETRIEDEDEDEDDGTCILEVLPKMKDKRGSRDYGELGEEYVESEDDSAEASSMEGFIDDEDCSENYNEEPVEPEESDGYVNYKDVMDALRRKRNANGKGWDYEAEMLSAFEEQAELCLKAVCALYRKQTEEEQSVKASMVHNGQGFNQMDAVRGSHIAEFLLDGDALGSPKKTVDDLEKYDKYALKFCQRIAKRYSKQLFAIYQNKDDPYFP, translated from the exons ATGGACGCCGCGGAGATCGCGGAGAAGGTCCGCgccctcgaggccgcgctcgccgccaaGGCCTCCCGCATCTCTGACCTGGAGACTAGGGTCTCCCTCCTCGAAGCCGAGAACACGCGCTTCAGGAAGGCCGTGCCCAATGTACAGTCAATGGATCATTCAGGCAACCAGGGCCCAACCTTCGGCCGATTGGACGAGGGTTTCGGCGGAAACAAGCAAAACTCAGTGGGGGGCCATCTGGTGAATGGTTCTGCAGAGGTCAGTGACGGCGGGGCAGAGGGGATGGCTGTTGGCGTCGCCATTAGGAGTAGCGCGGAGGAGAGCCTTCTTGCTGTCCCGGCTCCTTGGGAGCGCAAAGTGCCGCCGGTGATTGGCGAGAGCGGCGGCGAAGACGAGATCGAGGATGCTGATGTGGGTCTTGAAGATGACGATGTTTCGATTATGCCACGAGGCAATAAGCGTAAAGCGATGATTACCAGCGATAGCGATGACGAGGACTGGAATGACAAGGATGGTAAAGCGCAGGAGAAGTTGGGTGTTACACCCGGTGGAAAGCGTTTGTTACGTGGACTcagtgatgatgaagatgatgctgagGATGTTTGTGTGGTTAGGCCAGAGCATGTGCCATGTGTAGCTGAGACAAGGATtgaagatgaggacgaggacgaggatgatGGAACCTGCATTCTTGAAGTGCTTCCGAAGATGAAGGACAAGAGGGGGAGTAGAGATTATGGTGAATTGGGTGAAGAGTATGTGGAGAGTGAGGATGATTCAGCAGAAGCCAGTAGTATGGAAGGATTTATAGATGATGAGGATTGTTCAGAAAATTATAATGAAGAGCCTGTTGAGCCAGAAGAGTCTGACGGTTATGTGAACTATAAAGATGTTATGGATGCGCTACGTCGCAAAAGGAATGCTAATGGTAAGGGCTGGGACTATGAGGCAGAGATGCTCTCAGCATTTGAGGAACAAGCTGAACTTTGCTTGAAAGCTGTATGCGCCCTCTACCGAAAGCAAACTGAGGAAGAACAGTCAGTTAAAGCCAGTATGGTGCATAATGGACAAGGATTTAACCAGATGGATGCTGTTAG GGGATCTCACATAGCAGAGTTTCTTCTGGATGGTGATGCTCTTGGATCGCCTAAGAAAACTGTCGATGATTTGGAAAAATACGACAAATATGCTCTCAAGTTCTGTCAGAGGATCGCTAAGCGTTACTCTAAACAGCTGTTTGCGATATATCAGAACAAGGATGACCCCTACTTTCCCTGA
- the LOC123069273 gene encoding uncharacterized protein isoform X2 has product MDAAEVAAKVCALEAELAATFPRIADLEARVSLLEAENARWRKAMPSGEVSGRLVEGLGGPKRKTVQAVGVPGLAYASFNEVGDGEEEGVAADAGNGRSGEEDGVPAVPTPRKRALLRIIDSDEEDDETEGRPAPTIRRLTRLAEKQSKKARVEPNDHEESEDGSGQDGDMGESKNDADCSEDSDSEMDYTLLKDVTLASNNQVRIRVRITRISHYMGKYQPRGIPQVDFVMLDEQGGMMDGQVPAWLAQLFLQRIKEDDVYYIHHFKVVHPSLPYRAVDHPCMAMFTRDTEISKDEHVSDSFPVYAYKISPYEVLRSRENNTALMSDAIGLMLEVSNVKAVIVNGAPRAVRNVYISDGRETAAVALWEAQANQFPAEILQQQMQQGPVVILFVAVTVKLREGQLCLQGSKVCRWYPNAPIPEVLALQNSSAGVSHEARLVDTSPTQTQTCMAGLSSG; this is encoded by the exons ATGGACGccgcggaggtcgcggcgaaggtATGCGCCCTCGAGGCCGAGCTCGCCGCCACTTTCCCCCGCATTGCCGACCTGGAGGCCCGGGTCTCGCTCCTCGAAGCCGAGAACGCGCGCTGGAGGAAGGCCATGCCCAGTGGGGAGGTCTCCGGTCGATTGGTGGAGGGTTTGGGCGGCCCCAAGCGAAAAACAGTCCAGGCGGTGGGAGTACCCGGCCTGGCGTATGCTTCTTTTAACGAGGTCGGTGACGGCGAGGAAGAGGGGGTCGCCGCTGATGCCGGCAACGGGAGGAGCGGCGAGGAGGATGGCGTTCCCGCGGTGCCGACCCCTAGGAAGCGTGCATTGCTTAGAATAATTGACAGTGATGAGGAGGATGACGAGACAGAAGGGCGCCCTGCACCCACCATAAGGCGCTTGACTCGCTTAGCGGAAAAACAGTCGAAGAAAGCACGAGTCGAACCCAATGATCATGAAGAGAGCGAGGATGGTTCGGGACAAGATGGTGATATGGGTGAATCTAAAAATGATGCAGATTGTTCAGAAGATTCTGACAGCGAG ATGGATTACACCTTGCTGAAGGATGTGACCCTGGCTTCAAACAACCAGGTGAGGATTCGAGTCAGAATAACGCGCATTTCGCATTACATGGGCAAGTATCAACCAAGAGGAATTCCGCAGGTTGATTTTGTGATGCTCGATGAGCAG GGGGGTATGATGGACGGTCAAGTACCTGCGTGGCTTGCACAGCTCTTTTTGCAACGCATCAAGGAGGATGATGTGTATTACATACACCACTTTAAGGTTGTCCACCCTAGTCTGCCCTATAGGGCTGTTGATCATCCTTGCATGGCAATGTTCACGAGGGACACAGAGATAAGCAAGGATGAACACGTGTCTGATAGTTTTCCGGTGTATGCATACAAGATATCGCCTTATGAAGTCCTCCGATCACGTGAAAACAACACAGCTCTAATGTCTG ATGCCATTGGTCTTATGCTGGAAGTTTCAAATGTGAAAGCTGTTATTGTCAACGGTGCACCTCGGGCAGTCCGTAACGTGTACATAAGCGATGGCAG AGAGACGGCCGCTGTTGCTTTGTGGGAGGCACAGGCAAATCAATTCCCAGCCGAGATTCTGCAGCAGCAGATGCAGCAAGGACCAGTTGTCATTCTCTTTGTTGCCGTGACTGTCAAGCTGCGTGAAG GCCAACTGTGTTTGCAAGGAAGCAAAGTCTGTAGGTGGTATCCCAATGCTCCTATTCCAGAAGTTTTAGCTTTGCAGAACAG TTCTGCTGGAGTTTCACATGAGGCCAGATTGGTTGACACATCACCAACACAGACCCAGACG
- the LOC123069273 gene encoding uncharacterized protein isoform X1 encodes MDAAEVAAKVCALEAELAATFPRIADLEARVSLLEAENARWRKAMPSGEVSGRLVEGLGGPKRKTVQAVGVPGLAYASFNEVGDGEEEGVAADAGNGRSGEEDGVPAVPTPRKRALLRIIDSDEEDDETEGRPAPTIRRLTRLAEKQSKKARVEPNDHEESEDGSGQDGDMGESKNDADCSEDSDSEQMDYTLLKDVTLASNNQVRIRVRITRISHYMGKYQPRGIPQVDFVMLDEQGGMMDGQVPAWLAQLFLQRIKEDDVYYIHHFKVVHPSLPYRAVDHPCMAMFTRDTEISKDEHVSDSFPVYAYKISPYEVLRSRENNTALMSDAIGLMLEVSNVKAVIVNGAPRAVRNVYISDGRETAAVALWEAQANQFPAEILQQQMQQGPVVILFVAVTVKLREGQLCLQGSKVCRWYPNAPIPEVLALQNSSAGVSHEARLVDTSPTQTQTCMAGLSSG; translated from the exons ATGGACGccgcggaggtcgcggcgaaggtATGCGCCCTCGAGGCCGAGCTCGCCGCCACTTTCCCCCGCATTGCCGACCTGGAGGCCCGGGTCTCGCTCCTCGAAGCCGAGAACGCGCGCTGGAGGAAGGCCATGCCCAGTGGGGAGGTCTCCGGTCGATTGGTGGAGGGTTTGGGCGGCCCCAAGCGAAAAACAGTCCAGGCGGTGGGAGTACCCGGCCTGGCGTATGCTTCTTTTAACGAGGTCGGTGACGGCGAGGAAGAGGGGGTCGCCGCTGATGCCGGCAACGGGAGGAGCGGCGAGGAGGATGGCGTTCCCGCGGTGCCGACCCCTAGGAAGCGTGCATTGCTTAGAATAATTGACAGTGATGAGGAGGATGACGAGACAGAAGGGCGCCCTGCACCCACCATAAGGCGCTTGACTCGCTTAGCGGAAAAACAGTCGAAGAAAGCACGAGTCGAACCCAATGATCATGAAGAGAGCGAGGATGGTTCGGGACAAGATGGTGATATGGGTGAATCTAAAAATGATGCAGATTGTTCAGAAGATTCTGACAGCGAG CAGATGGATTACACCTTGCTGAAGGATGTGACCCTGGCTTCAAACAACCAGGTGAGGATTCGAGTCAGAATAACGCGCATTTCGCATTACATGGGCAAGTATCAACCAAGAGGAATTCCGCAGGTTGATTTTGTGATGCTCGATGAGCAG GGGGGTATGATGGACGGTCAAGTACCTGCGTGGCTTGCACAGCTCTTTTTGCAACGCATCAAGGAGGATGATGTGTATTACATACACCACTTTAAGGTTGTCCACCCTAGTCTGCCCTATAGGGCTGTTGATCATCCTTGCATGGCAATGTTCACGAGGGACACAGAGATAAGCAAGGATGAACACGTGTCTGATAGTTTTCCGGTGTATGCATACAAGATATCGCCTTATGAAGTCCTCCGATCACGTGAAAACAACACAGCTCTAATGTCTG ATGCCATTGGTCTTATGCTGGAAGTTTCAAATGTGAAAGCTGTTATTGTCAACGGTGCACCTCGGGCAGTCCGTAACGTGTACATAAGCGATGGCAG AGAGACGGCCGCTGTTGCTTTGTGGGAGGCACAGGCAAATCAATTCCCAGCCGAGATTCTGCAGCAGCAGATGCAGCAAGGACCAGTTGTCATTCTCTTTGTTGCCGTGACTGTCAAGCTGCGTGAAG GCCAACTGTGTTTGCAAGGAAGCAAAGTCTGTAGGTGGTATCCCAATGCTCCTATTCCAGAAGTTTTAGCTTTGCAGAACAG TTCTGCTGGAGTTTCACATGAGGCCAGATTGGTTGACACATCACCAACACAGACCCAGACG